GGAACCTAGAATTAGCACTGTACTAAGTGTTGCTACTAATGTTAACAATAGACCATATATCATAATTGGCAAAAGACGAAGCGCCATCATTTTTTTTCCTAGTTTTGTTGCATAAATAATTTCCATACTACCATCTTCCATACTATCAGAATAGGTAGCTGCTGCAAAAAATGTAACCATAAAGATAATTATTAGATAAGGAAACTTAAGATTATCAATTCCCAAATTCCAAAAATAACATCCAGGATACTTAACAAAAGGTGTTTTTACCTTGTTTAATTCCTTAAGTGCCTTTTTCTGATCCTTTTGAGGGATTTTTTCTATAAGTGCAATTGATTTTTTTCTCCAGCATCCATAAAAATTCTTGGCATAAGCATCAGGGTAATCTTGAATTCTTTTTTCACAGTACAGCATTCCAGGGTAAACTTCCACTAAACCCTGTATAAAAGTTACAAGCGGTTGATACTTTATTTCCTCTGATTTTTGATCTCTCACATTTTTTAGTCCCAGCCATAATTTGTCTTCGGTCATTTCACCAGAATACACAGCCTCCTCTTTCATCACTTCAGGTAGATTTTTCTCTCCTCCTATCAACGCCACACTTAATCCAGCGGTCAAAAGGAATATTCCTATTATTGAAAAAAGTACATGCCTTGTAAAAAGTCGTCGCTTTAATTCTTGATATATCACCTCTTTACCTCCTTCTATAGTTTAATGCTGTGAATACTGTACTAAGTAAAAATGTAATTCCACTCACTATAAGTAAAATTGACGGCATCCAGAAAACTTTTCCCAAAATTGTTGTCATAGGAAATTTCCCTAATTCTACAAATTCTGGATATAAAAATACTACTCCTCCTGGTAACAATATCTTAATTGCATCCATAATAGGAGCGTTTATATTGATAAATATACCGAAAATAAAAGCCCCTAATATTGTCAATACACAAAGCTCAATGGCTCTTGATGATTTTTGGGCTTTAGACGAAATCCATGTAGCAAAGCTTGCTATAGTTAAAATTCCTACTGCTCCAAAAATAAATAATTTTTTAATTAATTCTCCTTCATTGTAGGGAAAAAAACTTTTGCCCGAAACCTGTATTGATGTATTTAAAGCATCATGAGGCAATGAATTTCTAAGAAGTATAACATAAACACCTACTCCACAAAGATAAATAATAAATGCCATAATCCATGGTATAACAATCTTTGCTGTAGTAAGACTTTTTCTACCTTTCATTGTAGCTTTTATAATTTCATCCATTCCATTTTCTTTATCTCTTGCTATAATAGGACCTGCAAAAATTCCCACCATAACCATAAGCACAAATGAAAAAATCATCATGTGTTCAATTCCATCATCCCATTCTTTAAATCCACTGTAATAAATATAAGGTTTTTTCACATTATCCCAGGTTGACAGAGCTAATGTCTTTTCACTTTGATTATGTGCATTTTTATCAATATAATTGCGATAATATAAATCTTCATTTTCATAAAAATGCTTTCCCTCATCCTTAGGAATATGCAAAAGATCCTTTGTAGATTCTCCTCTCATGTTTCTAAGTCTTAACTCCTGCATAACCAAGATATCAGCATAAACAGCATGATTCAATAAATCTTTGCTCATCACAATGTCACTATCTTTCTCACCCTTTAATGAGTGAAGTAACGCATCACAGCCTCTTTGAAATTTATCTTCAGTCATTTCTCCTGCAGTAACGTTTCTATCCTTAGCTGCTGCTTCTATTGCCGATTTGCCTTTATATCCTTTGTAACATCCTGTCTGCATAAAATCTTCAGTGGCTCCCCCTACAATAAACCACGCCCATAATCCTGCCAGCGTAATTGAAATTAAAATATATATCAGTAGTCTTTTAAGGCTAAGCTGTCTTTTTAACTCTTGAAAAAACACATCCATTTTTATACCTCCTTCACTTTTGAAAGATAAAAATCATTAAGAGAAGGTGAAACCAATTTACTATTTGGCAAGGGAACATCGGCAATATAACGAATTGTAACCTGTCCCTTATCTTCATTTCTAAAATTCATAATCCTATATTCTTTTTCTACCTCTCCCATATCTCTTTCTGAAACAACTGTTTCAAATACATTGCCAGCAAGTGTTTCAATTAAAGAACGATTTTCTCCCTCTGCGATTACTTTACCTTTTTCCATGAGTACAAGATAATTAGCAATAAATTCAATATCTGAAACAATATGCGTAGACAAAATAACAATTTTTTCTTTACTTATTGTGGTTAAATATTGACGAAATTTTCTTCTCTCTTCTATATCTAAACCAGCAGTAGGTTCATCTACTATTAAAATATCAGGATTATTTAACATGGCTTGACATATTCCAACTCTACGCTTCATACCTCCTGAGAGCTTATCCAACTTTTTCTTTCTAACTTCCAATAAATTAAATTGATTTAATAATTCATCGATTCTCTCATTTCTTAACTTTTTATTAATACCTTTTAAAACTCCAATATAATGAAGAAAATCTTCCACTGACTGATTTTTATCATATCCAAATTGCTGAGGCAAATATCCTATTTTATCTAGATATGTAGCCTTAAGTTCATTAATATTTACATCATTAAGCATTATTTTTCCACTAGTTGGCTTTATATTTCCAACCAACATTCTCATTAATGTAGTTTTTCCTGCACCATTTGGTCCCAAAAGTCCCCAAATTCCTGGAGTAAATTCAAGATTCATATTACAGGCAGCTTTTAAATCTTTAAATTCCTTAGAAAGATCGTAAATTGTTAACTTCATGTTTCTTCCTCCTCAAAATTTATCCAATGACTACCTGCTCTAATACTCCCACGCACTCTGTAAAAGCGACTATCACCAAATCAAAGATTTGGGATATCTGCTTTTCTCCAAGTGGGAGCAAAGAGCAGCTACGTCCCTGGATAAGTTCTTCTAAGACTCAGATGAAGAAAGGTATTCCTCATAAGCAAACTCCACCTGAGTCTAAGAATTACTTAATAAATATGCATTATGAAATAACCTCTTAGTTCATCTCTAAGAAGGTTATATAATAAAAAACCTTTCTTTTACCCTAAGTATACCTAAGATAAAAGAAAGGTTTATTCATAAATTATTTAGCAATTATAAAGATTTTATTAAGGAATATATATAAATTCCTTATGCATTAGGTAGAGTGATAGTAAATGTAGTATGTCCACTCTCACTTTCTGCCTCTATTGATCCCTTATGTCTTTCTATAATTTCTCTTGCAATAGCAAGCCCCAGTCCTGCTCCAGATGATTGACTTCTTGACTGATCTCTTCTATAAAACTTTTCAAATATAAGTTTTAATTCCTGCTTACTTATTACATCGCCATCATTTTCTACAAATAACTGTGTACTGCATTTTCCAACTTTCCCATTTATTTTTATAATAGAATCCTTGTGACTATATGCTATAGCATTCTTTAATAAGTTGTTAAGCACCCTGGCAAATAGCGACCCGTCAACGTAAAGCTTCATATTAGGAGGAAGATTTATATCAAATTTTAAGTCTTTATCACGAAGCATAGGATATAATTCTTCAGTCAACTGTTCTAAAAGAAAATCCGCATCTAATAAACTTTTATTCAAAGGAATTTCCTGAAGATTAAAGCGAGTAATATCAAAAAACTGATTTGTTAAATCTTCTAATCTATAGGCTTTTTTCAAAAGTTTTTTAATATAGTCCCTGCGCACGTCCTCTGGTATTTCGGATTCATCTAAAATTGTGAGATACCCAATGATGCTTGTAAGTGGAGTCTTTAAGTCATGTGCTAAATAGGTTACAAGGTCATTTTTTTTGCTCATCTCTAGTGAGATTTCCTGCTTTACAAGGTCATTCTCATGCATAAGATTACTTATTTCTGAATCAATGATTTTTAATTCCTGAAACTTTTGTGGAACTTCTGCCTTTATTAATAAAGATATACGTTGTTCTATTTCAGCTATTGTCATTTTTCTCTCTCTATTCTTTGAATACTTTGATGTAAAATAAACAACAATTTCTAAAAGAAGGAAACCAAAAACAGCTATAAATGTTAATATATCTTTAAGCCGCGGCCAATAGAAAATACCTTTGGAGCGCTCTATTCCCAAAAATAATACCTTTTCTCTGTCAAATAATATTTCATTTTGAAAATATTCTGCTACTAACCCTTCAAATTCTAAATCAATGAGGAACAATAATATTATAAACATGAAAAAAGCTAAAATATAATAATTCCATTTCCATTTTCTACGCTTCAATTATATATCCCACCCCCCAAACAGTTTTAATATATTGAGGATGTTCAAAAGGGTCCTCCATTTTTTCTCTTAAGTTTCGAATGTGAACTGTTATTGTATTTGTAGATTTTGAATAATACTCATTTTTCCATAACAAATGAAGCAATTTTTCTCCACTTAAGACTTGTCCTTTATTTAATAATAATGTTTCAAGAAGCTTAAATTCTGTAGGTGTTAGTTTTAGCTCCATGCCATTTAGATTAACATGTCTACTTTTTGTATCTAAGATTAAACCTTTATAATATATAGTGCTATCTTCCTTTGTGTCTTCTCCATATTCCTTGTATCGTCTAAGCTGAGCTTTAATCCTTGCCATAACTTCCAAAGGATTAAAAGGCTTAGTTATATAATCATCCGCACCATAAGTAAGTCCTATTATTTTATCTTGATCTGCTGTCTTTGCAGTAATCATTATTATAGGATACTTATATTTTGTGCGTATACTTTTGCAAATGTTTAACCCATTTATATCTGGCAGCATTAAATCCAAAATAACTAAATCTGGCTTTTTATCTTCAAGAATTTCAAAAGCTCGCTTGCCATTTTCAGCTTCCCATATTTCGAAGGATTCAGCTTTTAAATATATTTTTAATATATCTCGAATGTCTTCATCATCTTCCACAATCAAAATTTTCTCCATTTAATCCCTCCATGGCATTCTATATTTACAGGTATTTTACTGAAACCCCTTTGCTTCCAAATCTTTCTCCTATAAAAGGTAATTTGGCTTTTTGATATATAAGTACCTCATCATCTCTTATTTCCAGGCCTTTTTCTATAAGTACCTTTATTCCTTTATAACTATAACTGTTAAATATCTTTTCATTTACTTTAAAATCTTTTATAAATTCTACAGTTATTTCTCTTACATCCATAGAGAAACATCCTCCTGGTGCAGAAATACTCCTTACTACAAAATCCCCTTCTTTTTCCTTTGCATAACTTAGGGCTTTATCTTCAATAGTTATATTCACAATACCGACCCCTTTTTAAATATATTTATTCGTAAAATAAATATATCTCTTTATCATTTTCAATATCAAATACTACATACCCTTCTTTTTTCTCCAATACAGAATCATTTAAAAATCTTTCTATATTTATAAAAAACTTTTCTATATGATATTTTTTTGATACCTCTATAAATCCATCCTCAATTTTAGCTTTTATATTTTTTTCTTCTTCCTTATTTCTTTCTCTCATTAAAAAATCTGGAAGCCATTTTTTCTTATTAAATTTCAAGTAATCGTACTTTATTATCTCTTCTAATTCAATATTTTTTTCATTTAAACACTCATTTTCAAATTCTATAAATACCCTATAGTAATCTGAGGAAGATATACTTTTATTTAAATATCCTTTATTATAAAAAAACTTTCCAAGTTCATAGTAAAAATCAAAAGCTGTTTTAAATTTAGGTACAAAATAATTTAGTATATTTCTAAATTTGCCAGAATTATAGTATTTATCAAAGACCTCCTCTATTCTTTTCAATATAACAATTTCATCATAACTTATACTATCCGTCTTTAATATTTCATAAGGAGCATAGGGTGAATACACCATTCCCCATTTGGAAACTTCTTTTATCATAGATGAACCTTTTAATAACTTTAAAAATCCAAGTTGAAGAGCCTCTGGCTTTATAGAATATACATCATTAAAAGATTTTTTAAAGGACTCAAAATCTTCTCCAGGAAGTCCTGCTATTAAATCAAGATGCTGATTTATGTTGTGATACTTTTGAACTTTCTTCACCCTGTCATATATATAATTAAATTTAACATATCTATTTATATTATTTAACACAGTGTCATTTGTAGTTTGTACTCCTACTTCAAGTTGGATTCTTCCTTTAGGAGCTGTATTAAGAAGTTTTATTTCTTCATCTTTTAAAACATCTGCAGAAATCTCAAAGTGAAATGTAGCATCTGTATCTGCATTTATTACAAATTTCCAAATTCCCATAGCAAATTCATAATTACAATTAAAAGTTCTATCTACAAATTTTATTAGCTTTATATCCTTGTCCATTAAAAATTTAAGTTCTTTTTTTACTCTCTCTATATTTAAAAATCTTACTTCTGAACTAGTTGAAGAAAGACAATATTTACATTTAAAGGGACATCCTCTGCTAGCTTCATAATATACAATTTTATTTTTCAAATTATCTTCTTTTGTATAGGGAAATACTATATTGTTCATATCCATTGGTTCTCTTTGTTCATTCAAAATTACACTTTTATTTTGTTTGAAGCAAAGACCCTTTATATCTCTCAATTCTGAGAAAAATTCTTTATTATCAACTTTTCCTGAAGTCTCAAAATATTTTGTCCTGAGTTTTACAAATTCATAGTAGGTTTCTTCTCCTTCACCTACTATTACATACTCTCCTGGCATGTTTTTCAAAAATCTATCACTATCATAAGACACCTCAGGTCCCCCATACAAAATTTCCACTTTAGGATTTATAAGTTTAATGAGTACTGCTAAAGATTTTATGTATTCTATATTCCATATGTAACAGGAGAAAGCCACTACATCTGGTTTCTCCCCTATAATTTCCTCTAATACTTTTTCCCTTCTATCATTTATAGTAAATTCCTTTATAATACAATTATAATTGAGTTTTTTTGTATAAGCCTTTAAATATCTCACTGCTAAATTGCTGTGAATAAACTTTGAATTAAGTGCTGCTAATAGTACCTTCATAATATAAGTCTCCAATCCTTTTTAGTTGTCCTAGCTTTTACAAACCAAGTTCTTTTTTTCAGCCTTTATATAATAAAGTCCGTCAGAATTTCTACATTCTAAAATTTTAAAATAATTATCTAGCAGTCGTATAGTACTTTCCTTAGAATTATCTTTTAAAATGTTAAAATCTCTTATTTTTATTTTTTTCAGTTTTCCTCCAGGTATTAATATCTTTATATCTGCATTAAAAATTTTTCTATACCCTTTATCAATATCCCATATATGGATAATCCCGTTTTTTGCCAAACGGCTGTATATATCTTTTATAAAATTTTTCTTTTTAAATTTTACCCATAATTTATTAAAGGAAAATAATAATATACAATTATCATAATAATCTTCTTTTATATTTTTGCCTTCTTCTTTCCCACTTACATATTCCACATTTATATTATCATTAAATTCCTTATATATATTATAAATTATGCCTTGATTATCCATACCTATATCCAACAAATTTCCTTTGAATATTTCTTTTTCCATATTTATAAATATATCCTTACTCAATTTAATCACTATCCTTTACTAACATATATAAAAAGAGTTAAATCCCTATTATATATGTTCTGTAAAAGCGGAAAAAATCCTCCAGTTTATGGGAAAATATTAAAGTTTTTTTAGTTCACCATAGTATTTAATCATAAAGCCTGCTGTAGTTCTCTCAGCTTCTTTTATAATAGCTGCAGCTACTTTAGAATATCTTTCATCTCTAGATTGTATATCTATATTTTTCATATATACACTGTTAGCCATTATTGCATTGTTTTTTACAAAATCTTCCACTTCATTATATACTATAGCACCCTCTTCAGCTACAAAAGAATAATCTGTCATAAGCCTTCCTATTATCCACAGCTCAAATCTTCTATGGCTGCTCAAAAGTTTATTATTTACATGATGAGGGACTGTTACATCTTGAATAAGGTGGCAGGATGCACCAAAATAAAATAGAGCTCTTTCCACTTCTTTATTCTTTAGAAATTGTATTGACTTATCATAATATTTCTCACATTCTGTAAGTGCATTCGAAAATCCATATAACCCTTTTCCTTTACTCACATGGTAGAAATGATTTGAACTTTTAAAGTCCTGATCTGCCCATGTAACTCCTGCATTTAACCTTTTAACATGTTTTCTAAAAAAATTATACTCTTCCATATAATTATCATTTTTTAATATTTCAATAGCACGTATGATTATAAATTTGTGAACAGTACAATTAGTTTTCATAATTTTTTTCTTAAGTGGGTTAACTGCAAAAAATATTTTTCTTACAGCACTTCCATAGGTTTTTTCAATTTCTTGTTTCATCTAACTACAATCTCCTCTTTAATTTAAATATACACTTAAATCAACGTCCTTGAACTTTTAAAATTAATATTATTCCAAGTACTGTTGTCATAAGTATGTATGGATAAATTTTTTTATTTATCTCTGAAACTTTTTTAACCTTACCTCTTTTTATACTATATAAATAACCTTCTTTACCGTCAAGTAATAATAAAGATTTATCATATATTTTTATACTTGAAATTTTAGTTCTTCCATTAAATTTAACTTTTTCCTTCGGTAAACCTGTTTCTCGAAAGCTATATACTATATTATCAATTTTATCATAAAAAAATATACAATTTCTATCGCTTAAGTCACCTTTTGAATCCACCGCAAGAGTTCCAATACTACTCACTGTTTTATGCTGATATATAGGAGCTTGTGGATTTGTTGTAGGGTGATTGTCCAGTATAAATTGCAGTGAAGAGTTTTTCACACTTTTAAATTTAGGCGAAGTAACTGGATCTCCCCCACTATAATCTGGCCATCCATACCATCTTCCCTTTTTTACTTCATATATATAATCTGTATCTCCAATAACAGGTCTGCTGCCTCTATTTTCCATTCCACCTACAGCACATATTAATTTACTACTATCTGTAAAATCCATTCCTGTAACATTCCTTATTCCCCAGGCAAAAGTATCACTTGTCCCGCTTTCCAAATTATATATTATAATGCAAGCATTTCCTGGGAAATGTGCTGGAACTATTTGACCTTTTATACTTTTAGTATTATAGCTTTGAAAAGCACCTGTCTTACTCTTTCCAAAATTTATTCCCCCAAGAGTTATATTCTCCGGGCTCATATCATGGGCGTAAAGATTGCCGTTTACCCATTTATTATCATCTCCTACTACACCTGAATTAGTAGCAGAACCTATGGAAATATATAAACATCCATTGCTTACTTTTACTAAGCTGTCCTTATAATCACCATAATTAGGCAATCCTCTTATTAAAATTGTATTTTTACCTTCATTCATATTATAGCAATATATACTATCTCCCGAAGAATAATATAGCTTGCCCTTATAATAATCCATGCTGTGAATATTCAAATTTGAATTTTTCAATATGTCATAACTTTCCCCGTTATCTTTTATAATCTGTATTCTATTACTATATGCTATGTAATAATTTTGTTTTTCATCTTTTGTAAAGTCAACTGCACTTTTTAATCTGGAATACTTTAAATCATAACTTAGAGTATTGTCCTTCATTTGAACTTCAACTTTATAATGAGTTTTAGAAAAATAATTTACAATTACAAAAGTTAACACAAATACAACTATAGTTGTAAATAAAATTTTTATAATTTTTTTCATATACACTACTCTCCTCAAAATTATAGATCCTAGAATATATATATTAAAAAAGAACCCTGCATATGAATAACTAAATGCAGAGTCCTTTTAATTTTAATATATGGTTTATAAATTTTTAGCTTAT
The genomic region above belongs to Clostridium sp. AWRP and contains:
- a CDS encoding B12-binding domain-containing radical SAM protein; translation: MKVLLAALNSKFIHSNLAVRYLKAYTKKLNYNCIIKEFTINDRREKVLEEIIGEKPDVVAFSCYIWNIEYIKSLAVLIKLINPKVEILYGGPEVSYDSDRFLKNMPGEYVIVGEGEETYYEFVKLRTKYFETSGKVDNKEFFSELRDIKGLCFKQNKSVILNEQREPMDMNNIVFPYTKEDNLKNKIVYYEASRGCPFKCKYCLSSTSSEVRFLNIERVKKELKFLMDKDIKLIKFVDRTFNCNYEFAMGIWKFVINADTDATFHFEISADVLKDEEIKLLNTAPKGRIQLEVGVQTTNDTVLNNINRYVKFNYIYDRVKKVQKYHNINQHLDLIAGLPGEDFESFKKSFNDVYSIKPEALQLGFLKLLKGSSMIKEVSKWGMVYSPYAPYEILKTDSISYDEIVILKRIEEVFDKYYNSGKFRNILNYFVPKFKTAFDFYYELGKFFYNKGYLNKSISSSDYYRVFIEFENECLNEKNIELEEIIKYDYLKFNKKKWLPDFLMRERNKEEEKNIKAKIEDGFIEVSKKYHIEKFFINIERFLNDSVLEKKEGYVVFDIENDKEIYLFYE
- a CDS encoding class I SAM-dependent methyltransferase codes for the protein MEKEIFKGNLLDIGMDNQGIIYNIYKEFNDNINVEYVSGKEEGKNIKEDYYDNCILLFSFNKLWVKFKKKNFIKDIYSRLAKNGIIHIWDIDKGYRKIFNADIKILIPGGKLKKIKIRDFNILKDNSKESTIRLLDNYFKILECRNSDGLYYIKAEKKNLVCKS
- a CDS encoding zinc dependent phospholipase C family protein, giving the protein MKQEIEKTYGSAVRKIFFAVNPLKKKIMKTNCTVHKFIIIRAIEILKNDNYMEEYNFFRKHVKRLNAGVTWADQDFKSSNHFYHVSKGKGLYGFSNALTECEKYYDKSIQFLKNKEVERALFYFGASCHLIQDVTVPHHVNNKLLSSHRRFELWIIGRLMTDYSFVAEEGAIVYNEVEDFVKNNAIMANSVYMKNIDIQSRDERYSKVAAAIIKEAERTTAGFMIKYYGELKKL
- a CDS encoding response regulator transcription factor, producing MEKILIVEDDEDIRDILKIYLKAESFEIWEAENGKRAFEILEDKKPDLVILDLMLPDINGLNICKSIRTKYKYPIIMITAKTADQDKIIGLTYGADDYITKPFNPLEVMARIKAQLRRYKEYGEDTKEDSTIYYKGLILDTKSRHVNLNGMELKLTPTEFKLLETLLLNKGQVLSGEKLLHLLWKNEYYSKSTNTITVHIRNLREKMEDPFEHPQYIKTVWGVGYIIEA
- a CDS encoding ATP-binding cassette domain-containing protein, translating into MKLTIYDLSKEFKDLKAACNMNLEFTPGIWGLLGPNGAGKTTLMRMLVGNIKPTSGKIMLNDVNINELKATYLDKIGYLPQQFGYDKNQSVEDFLHYIGVLKGINKKLRNERIDELLNQFNLLEVRKKKLDKLSGGMKRRVGICQAMLNNPDILIVDEPTAGLDIEERRKFRQYLTTISKEKIVILSTHIVSDIEFIANYLVLMEKGKVIAEGENRSLIETLAGNVFETVVSERDMGEVEKEYRIMNFRNEDKGQVTIRYIADVPLPNSKLVSPSLNDFYLSKVKEV
- a CDS encoding HAMP domain-containing sensor histidine kinase, translated to MKRRKWKWNYYILAFFMFIILLFLIDLEFEGLVAEYFQNEILFDREKVLFLGIERSKGIFYWPRLKDILTFIAVFGFLLLEIVVYFTSKYSKNRERKMTIAEIEQRISLLIKAEVPQKFQELKIIDSEISNLMHENDLVKQEISLEMSKKNDLVTYLAHDLKTPLTSIIGYLTILDESEIPEDVRRDYIKKLLKKAYRLEDLTNQFFDITRFNLQEIPLNKSLLDADFLLEQLTEELYPMLRDKDLKFDINLPPNMKLYVDGSLFARVLNNLLKNAIAYSHKDSIIKINGKVGKCSTQLFVENDGDVISKQELKLIFEKFYRRDQSRSQSSGAGLGLAIAREIIERHKGSIEAESESGHTTFTITLPNA
- a CDS encoding ABC transporter permease subunit — protein: MDVFFQELKRQLSLKRLLIYILISITLAGLWAWFIVGGATEDFMQTGCYKGYKGKSAIEAAAKDRNVTAGEMTEDKFQRGCDALLHSLKGEKDSDIVMSKDLLNHAVYADILVMQELRLRNMRGESTKDLLHIPKDEGKHFYENEDLYYRNYIDKNAHNQSEKTLALSTWDNVKKPYIYYSGFKEWDDGIEHMMIFSFVLMVMVGIFAGPIIARDKENGMDEIIKATMKGRKSLTTAKIVIPWIMAFIIYLCGVGVYVILLRNSLPHDALNTSIQVSGKSFFPYNEGELIKKLFIFGAVGILTIASFATWISSKAQKSSRAIELCVLTILGAFIFGIFININAPIMDAIKILLPGGVVFLYPEFVELGKFPMTTILGKVFWMPSILLIVSGITFLLSTVFTALNYRRR